TGTCAGTATTCTGATTTATTTTAGCGTTCCCGAACAAATTCAGTCGTACATTTTGTGGACTTTTGGCAGTTTTGGCAGTGTGACCTGGCGACAGATGCCCGTGCTCATTTCTGCTATTTTTGTAGGTCTTTTGCTGGCGTTTTTGTGTATTAAACCGCTCAATGCACTGTTGCTGGGGGAAAATTATGCGCGCAGTATGGGTTTGAATGTCAAGCGCATTCGCTTGTGGATTTTGATCAGCGCGTCGATTCTGGCGGGCGCAACGACTGCTTTTTGCGGTCCGATTGCGTTTTTGGGGCTGGCTGTGCCGCATCTTTGCCGCAGTCTGTTGCATACGTCGGATCACCGCGTGCTTATGCCTGCGGTCACTTGCCTAGGGGCGACGCTGGCACTGCTATCCGATCTGATCGCCCATTTGCCGGGTAGCCAATTTGTTTTGCCGCTGAATGCGGTGACGTCCCTGATTGGCGCACCGATTGTGATCTGGTTTATTTTACATCGGAAAAATTTGAGTCAGGCGTTTTCGTAGGGGCTTCAATTATTGGTACTCTGCTCGAGGGTTTCCAGCCAGCGATAGCCGTAGGTCGGGATGTTGGATGACGGCGGGGTTGTGTTATTGGTAAACATGTCGAATCGTTCGACTCGCAGACGGTAGCTGTAGTTGTGCCAGGGCTGGAAGTTCACGATTTCACTGCGGAATGCTTCGCCATTGACGACGTTGCAGTACACGGCGCCGCATGGGGTTCTGTGGGGTCCTACGGTTATTTCTTCTTCTGTGCCCGTCACTTCGGTTTTTGAGACTATTTCAGTCAATACGTATCGCCCGTCGCTGTACTGGTTTGCATTGAGGGTATAGTGATAACCGGCTTCGTAATCAAAGTTGGTGATGATATCGTCGTATGTTACATTGTTAATTAGCAGGCAAAAGTCGTCAATTTGCGCGCATTTTACCCGCGTTGGTCCCACAGTTAAGGTTGTAGGAGTGGATGGCGCAGGGGTTTTTTCTATTTGTTCCAGCAGGCGATAACTGTATTGGCCAGCATCCTGCGGGGGTTCTTCTCCATTAT
This window of the Gemmatimonadota bacterium genome carries:
- a CDS encoding DUF4377 domain-containing protein, which codes for MHTRWFFLFALFLTACIGPLDPNNSEYIEIQEVTVGPALARCYGVGEQTCMVVDGSLFYDSIEGFSFEAGYNYRLRIGKYDPYNGEEPPQDAGQYSYRLLEQIEKTPAPSTPTTLTVGPTRVKCAQIDDFCLLINNVTYDDIITNFDYEAGYHYTLNANQYSDGRYVLTEIVSKTEVTGTEEEITVGPHRTPCGAVYCNVVNGEAFRSEIVNFQPWHNYSYRLRVERFDMFTNNTTPPSSNIPTYGYRWLETLEQSTNN